The Salvia splendens isolate huo1 chromosome 21, SspV2, whole genome shotgun sequence genome includes a window with the following:
- the LOC121783657 gene encoding putative disease resistance RPP13-like protein 3 — MAECAVTFLLDNLVELMKHQVSLIDFAERELKLLKMDLESLNTFLRYAAKMPDKPEGFRDIERRIRDVVYKAEDTIEFYMTGAATVSNKSSLGRHFISKRISLAEEVKSLREREVIELVRKAQTFANISQARQVDSPPEPVKAPQVIRQTDVVGCDDEAKKLKEYLYAECEELEVITIVGMPGLGKTTLAWKIFCDPEIQYEFPTRIWVYVSQEFKEKDIFLVILKELTRITDEIITKSDKELADMVLSYLDTGRFLLVMDDVWSCEDWDKLHIALPKGNPMGKVMITSRQQKLGWHVNRRSGPYMLRFLTFDESILLLQLEVFQGRKFPPELEAVGRPIAEQCQGLPLAIVVIGGILVEKFSGDTSTKKATWRDVSKSFYMYLWDAGKRMENTILLSYEKLPYHLRECFLYFGMFPEDYEISAWKLTRLWIAEGLIQQKNVNLEETAENYLEELINRNLVIAAKLKFNGKVKTCRIHDMLRYFCLTEAGSDREGFLQEIKRFNHGGFQPSVSSELKFHRLCIHSNVLDFVSRKPYGPSVRSFVSFSRDESIMPLGDISNIPGGFQLLRVLDVEPYKFMKLPGDMYHLLHLRYLVLSVSLKVLPPTFTKLWNIQTLVVRTDSQTLEIKADILNMTQLRHFKTNASATLAKAGKTSKGAGEKIQTLGTISPESCTEDVFDRARNLKRLGIRGKLSLLLDDKSGSFESLGNLEKLKLRNDGPSGMQLRGLPQAHKFPPKLRMLTLSATALEWRHMSIIGSLDKLEVLKLKDEAFQGEIWEAKDGGFRHLEFLHIGRTDLKIWLASRHHFPRLKHVELKNCKHLQQIPVELAEVPSFVKLDLFWSEQAVASGRKIESKTKEINANVARQFRLSIFPQKSAVLYHYPCPDGAFSALAAYLYFSHAPASTPPHFFPNTVYSPIRAEDLPLNEIGTVYLLDFVGPAGFVEQLSREVGRVVVLDHHKTALELLGSGTSTNGNVTKVIDMDRSGATIAYDYFLEKLLCGDINSDINDAIAEFRRVRRLVEYIEDADLWRWRLPNSKAFSSGLKDLNLEFDVTLNPSLFQQLLSLELDAVISRGMSILADKQKKIDEVLELSYEITLGGGAFGNCLAVNADPIQELRSELGNQLALKSLKMNLRGIGAVVYRVPELENDSWLKISLSSVGEEDTTPISHKYGGGGHRNASSFMFDSARFQRWKVSGNNSI, encoded by the exons ATGGCGGAGTGCGCAGTGACGTTCCTCTTGGACAACTTGGTGGAGCTGATGAAGCACCAAGTGAGTCTCATCGACTTCGCGGAACGTGAGCTGAAGCTGTTGAAAATGGATCTGGAGTCGTTGAATACCTTCCTCCGCTATGCCGCCAAGATGCCGGACAAGCCAGAAGGGTTCCGAGACATAGAGAGACGGATCCGAGATGTGGTTTACAAGGCTGAAGACACCATCGAGTTTTATATGACCGGCGCTGCAACTGTAAGTAACAAGAGTTCCCTCGGCCGACATTTCATTTCAAAGCGTATCAGCCTGGCCGAAGAAGTCAAGTCccttagagagagagaggttatCGAGTTGGTCAGGAAAGCCCAAACCTTTGCCAACATCTCCCAAGCACGCCAGGTGGATTCGCCTCCCGAACCAGTCAAG GCCCCCCAAGTTATTAGGCAAACGGATGTGGTGGGTTGTGACGACGAGGCAAAAAAACTGAAAGAATATCTCTATGCGGAATGCGAGGAGCTTGAGGTGATAACTATTGTTGGAATGCCTGGCCTTGGCAAGACGACGTTGGCATGGAAGATCTTCTGTGATCCAGAAATCCAGTACGAGTTCCCTACTCGCATATGGGTGTATGTATCACAAGAGTTCAAAGAAAAGGATATCTTTCTAGTCATTCTCAAAGAGTTGACCAGAATCACTGATGAGATCATAACCAAATCTGACAAGGAGTTAGCCGACATGGTGCTCAGTTACCTGGACACCGGAAGGTTCCTCCTCGTCATGGATGATGTGTGGAGTTGTGAGGATTGGGACAAACTTCACATTGCCTTGCCAAAGGGAAATCCCATGGGTAAAGTCATGATCACTAGTCGTCAGCAGAAACTTGGGTGGCATGTGAACCGTCGTAGTGGCCCTTACATGCTGCGTTTCCTTACGTTCGACGAGAGTATTTTGCTTCTGCAGTTGGAAGTCTTCCAAGGGCGCAAGTTCCCTCCTGAGCTGGAAGCTGTAGGACGCCCCATTGCAGAGCAATGCCAAGGGCTTCCTCTTGCAATTGTAGTCATTGGAGGCATCCTTGTCGAAAAATTCTCAGGCGACACGTCCACCAAGAAAGCTACTTGGCGGGACGTCTCTAAAAGCTTCTACATGTACCTCTGGGACGCGGGCAAACGCATGGAGAATACCATACTTTTAAGCTATGAGAAATTGCCTTACCACTTGAGAGAGTGCTTTCTTTACTTCGGAATGTTTCCAGAAGACTATGAAATCTCTGCATGGAAATTGACTCGTCTGTGGATCGCGGAGGGACTAATACAACAGAAGAATGTTAATCTCGAAGAAACTGCAGAGAACTATCTGGAGGAGCTCATCAACAGGAACTTAGTCATAGCAGCCAAGTTGAAGTTCAATGGGAAAGTTAAGACATGTCGGATCCATGACATGCTTCGTTACTTCTGCTTAACCGAAGCTGGAAGTGATCGAGAAGGTTTCCTGCAAGAAATCAAGAGGTTTAATCATGGAGGCTTCCAACCTTCAGTTTCATCAGAACTCAAGTTTCATCGCCTCTGCATCCACTCCAACGTGCTGGACTTTGTTTCCAGGAAGCCCTATGGCCCAAGTGTTCGTTCATTTGTTAGTTTCTCGAGGGATGAATCAATCATGCCTCTGGGGGACATCTCAAACATCCCTGGAGGCTTCCAGCTTCTTCGAGTTCTAGACGTTGAGCCATACAAGTTCATGAAACTCCCAGGCGACATGTACCACTTGCTTCACCTGAGGTACCTCGTCTTATCGGTGAGTCTAAAGGTCCTCCCACCAACATTTACAAAGCTATGGAACATCCAAACTCTGGTCGTCCGGACGGATTCCCAAACACTTGAAATAAAAGCGGACATTCTCAACATGACGCAGCTACGCCATTTCAAAACCAACGCCTCGGCCACTTTGGCCAAGGCGGGTAAAACCAGCAAGGGCGCGGGTGAGAAGATCCAAACACTCGGGACCATCTCACCCGAGTCCTGCACTGAGGATGTCTTCGACAGGGCACGCAATTTGAAGCGCTTGGGCATTCGCGGGAAGCTCTCTCTGCTCCTGGACGACAAGAGTGGCTCGTTCGAGAGCCTGGGCAACCTCGAGAAGCTGAAGCTGCGAAACGACGGTCCATCGGGGATGCAGCTGAGGGGACTCCCGCAGGCGCACAAGTTCCCGCCAAAACTGAGGATGCTGACGTTGTCGGCGACAGCCTTGGAATGGAGGCACATGTCGATCATAGGGTCGCTTGATAAGCTGGAGGTGCTGAAGCTTAAGGATGAGGCGTTCCAAGGCGAGATTTGGGAGGCGAAAGATGGGGGGTTTCGGCATCTTGAATTCTTGCACATTGGCCGCACGGATTTGAAGATTTGGTTGGCTTCGCGCCATCATTTTCCGAGGCTCAAGCACGTTGAGCTCAAAAACTGTAAGCATCTTCAGCAGATTCCGGTTGAGCTCGCCGAGGTGCCCAGTTTCGTGAAGCTCGACTTGTTTTGGTCGGAACAGGCAGTGGCGTCGGGGAGGAAGATAGAATCCAAGACAAAGGAGATCAACGCCAATGTTGCAAGGCAATTTAGGCTTTCCATTTTTCCTCAG AAATCTGCGGTTCTGTATCACTACCCCTGCCCCGACGGCGCCTTCAGTGCATTGGCGGCCTACCTATACTTCTCTCATGCTCCGGCCTCCACTCCTCCTCACTTCTTTCCCAACACCGTCTACTCTCCTATCAG AGCTGAGGACTTGCCCTTGAATGAAATTGGTACTGTTTACCTGCTGGACTTTGTGGGGCCGGCAGGTTTCGTCGAGCAGCTCTCCCGTGAAGTTGGAAG GGTTGTAGTCCTGGATCATCATAAGACTGCACTCGAGTTGTTGGGTTCGGGGACATCAACTAATGGGAATGTGACTAAAGTGATAGACATGGACAGGAGTGGAGCTACTATAGCTTATGATTATTTTCTGGAGAAACTCTTGTGTGGGGACATCAATAGTGATATCAATGATGCCATTGCTGAATTCCGGAGAGTGAGGAGACTAGTTGAATATATTGAGGATGCTGATTTGTGGAGGTGGCGCCTTCCAAATAGTAAAGCATTTAGTAGTGGATTGAAGGATTTGAATCTTGAATTTGATGTCACATTAAATCCCTCCCTGTTCCAACAG CTTCTCTCCTTGGAACTTGACGCAGTAATAAGTCGAGGTATGTCAATCTTGGCAGACAAACAGAAAAAGATAGATGAGGTTCTCGAGCTTTCTTATGAAATAACTCTCGGTGGTGGTGCTTTTGGAAATTGCCTG GCTGTCAATGCGGATCCCATCCAGGAACTAAGGAGTGAGCTTGGAAATCAATTAGCTCTTAAAAGCCTCAAAATGAACTTGAG GGGAATTGGAGCTGTTGTATACAGAGTTCCTGAACTGGAGAATGACTCATGGTTGAAAATTAGCCTGAGTAGTGTTGGTGAAGAGGACACCACACCCATATCACAT AAATATGGAGGTGGTGGACATCGGAATGCCAGTTCGTTCATGTTTGATAGTGCCAGATTTCAAAGATGGAAGGTCTCCGGTAACAACTCTATCTAG
- the LOC121785235 gene encoding uncharacterized protein LOC121785235: MHDQIGIPACFSSMEKTSNLSPSITRPGQNVFMSVYRTKLADQCRLITVTWCKNLLLHGLSISVEGGGDGNADACKIELKPWYFWRKHGSKRFAVDGTPVDVFWDLKAARFNGETEPISDYYVAVVSGGEVALLVGDLRNDAFRKTGCRPSLIDPVLVSRKEHIFGKRKFATRLKFHEKGSLHEVSIECKNRAFCSGGGGGGGVAPEPEMEIGIDGHLVMQVKHLQWKFRGNESIHFNKGRIEVYWDVHDWLFCPGLRHALFIFKPTFLSPSSSSSPLSLDPDSGSPDFCLFLYAWKVE, translated from the coding sequence ATGCATGATCAAATCGGAATCCCAGCTTGCTTCTCATCGATGGAGAAAACCAGCAACCTCTCTCCATCCATCACGAGACCAGGCCAGAACGTTTTCATGTCGGTTTACCGCACCAAATTGGCCGACCAATGCCGCCTGATCACCGTCACATGGTGCAAGAATCTCCTCCTCCACGGCCTCTCCATCTCCGTCGAaggcggcggagatggaaaCGCAGACGCCTGCAAAATCGAGCTCAAGCCATGGTATTTCTGGCGAAAGCACGGCTCCAAACGCTTCGCCGTCGACGGCACACCCGTCGACGTCTTCTGGGACCTCAAGGCCGCCCGATTCAACGGCGAAACAGAGCCGATCTCCGACTACTACGTCGCCGTCGTCAGCGGCGGCGAAGTCGCGCTGCTGGTCGGCGATTTGAGGAATGATGCTTTCCGGAAGACCGGCTGCCGGCCCTCCCTGATCGACCCTGTTTTGGTTTCGAGAAAAGAACACATTTTTGGGAAGAGGAAGTTCGCCACAAGGCTCAAATTTCATGAAAAGGGGAGTCTTCACGAGGTTTCAATCGAATGCAAAAACAGAGCATtttgcagcggcggcggcggaggaggaggagtggCACCGGAGCCGGAGATGGAGATTGGGATTGATGGGCATTTGGTGATGCAAGTGAAGCATCTGCAGTGGAAGTTTAGAGGGAATGAATCCATTCATTTCAATAAAGGGAGGATTGAGGTTTATTGGGATGTTCATGATTGGTTGTTTTGTCCTGGCTTAAGGCATGCTCTGTTTATATTCAAGCCCACCTTCTTGTCTCCTTCTTCGTCTTCGTCGCCGTTGTCGTTGGATCCGGATAGTGGCTCGCCGGATTTTTGCCTATTTCTTTATGCATGGAAAGTGGAATGA